One window of Alkaliphilus metalliredigens QYMF genomic DNA carries:
- a CDS encoding helix-turn-helix transcriptional regulator translates to MKNKLKTLRKELGLRQEDVANQLGVTRQTIIAIENDKYNPTLELAMKLARFLDTTVEELFQLEN, encoded by the coding sequence ATGAAAAATAAATTAAAAACCCTACGCAAGGAATTAGGATTACGTCAAGAAGATGTTGCAAATCAACTGGGTGTGACAAGACAAACCATTATAGCTATCGAGAATGATAAATACAATCCCACTCTTGAATTAGCAATGAAACTTGCAAGATTTCTGGACACCACTGTTGAAGAATTATTTCAACTAGAAAATTAG
- a CDS encoding IS701 family transposase, with translation MLVYIYIPQELLQLLLFPKELLSIPNYKYFVGFIWCLLVTEGRKTTRNIYRYCFFYKKHIASWERFLSKNQWDCMAIMEQLLHKLLELFPKNFMIHGSLLVAYDTTLIAKNSKKIPGIQKWNNHSGNADKGKYIVGHHWGALGIVGSFLSNRFLCFPLIFRLISGRLNPSQWMSDAEGIATSMNCWDNAHAALFQFIDWASKHPVRVVADAYFSNKSFIQPLLSGKNPIHVITKLKSNAIGYLDPEKPQIKKQGRPRKRGQKVKILTLFKTEPIQLISVRLYGETRTVEVVVKDLWVLGLDRKVRIVVTKVGSNVTALISTDISLTPAAIIEIYGARFSIETAIRDMKQHLGLGDYQHQSLLPTFRFIHLAAVAYSVGKMALLKHPNSSWLQAQDYQGDTPWTSELSFKKLRICLRRFSLGKLVLPETALDQGTDKNISVKDAILTIAS, from the coding sequence ATGCTTGTGTACATTTATATTCCTCAAGAATTGTTACAGTTGTTATTATTTCCTAAGGAACTGTTATCAATACCAAATTATAAATATTTTGTTGGTTTTATTTGGTGTCTTTTAGTAACTGAAGGTCGAAAGACTACCAGAAATATATATAGATATTGTTTCTTTTACAAGAAGCATATTGCAAGTTGGGAACGGTTTTTAAGCAAGAACCAGTGGGACTGCATGGCTATTATGGAACAACTACTTCATAAGCTTTTAGAGTTATTTCCAAAGAATTTTATGATTCATGGATCGCTTCTGGTGGCTTATGATACGACACTTATAGCAAAGAATTCTAAGAAAATACCTGGTATTCAAAAGTGGAATAACCACAGTGGCAATGCAGACAAAGGCAAATACATTGTAGGTCACCACTGGGGTGCTTTGGGTATTGTTGGTTCTTTTCTTTCCAATAGATTCTTATGTTTCCCACTGATTTTTCGCCTGATATCCGGTAGGTTAAACCCCTCTCAATGGATGTCTGATGCCGAGGGCATAGCAACCTCTATGAACTGCTGGGACAATGCTCATGCTGCATTATTTCAATTTATAGATTGGGCCAGTAAACACCCCGTTAGGGTAGTGGCAGATGCATATTTTAGTAATAAGTCATTTATACAACCACTTTTGAGTGGAAAAAACCCGATCCATGTCATTACAAAATTAAAAAGTAATGCAATAGGATATTTAGACCCCGAGAAACCTCAAATAAAGAAACAAGGTAGACCAAGAAAAAGAGGACAGAAGGTAAAAATATTGACCCTTTTTAAAACTGAACCTATTCAATTGATATCTGTACGCCTATATGGTGAAACAAGAACCGTTGAAGTTGTGGTAAAAGATTTATGGGTATTAGGGCTTGACCGTAAAGTGCGAATCGTGGTCACAAAAGTTGGTAGTAATGTAACAGCATTGATCAGTACAGATATATCATTAACTCCAGCTGCGATTATTGAAATTTATGGTGCTCGCTTTTCTATCGAAACAGCAATCCGAGATATGAAGCAGCATTTAGGTTTAGGTGATTACCAGCATCAATCTTTATTACCTACATTCAGGTTTATTCACCTGGCAGCTGTGGCCTATAGTGTTGGGAAGATGGCACTGCTAAAGCATCCAAATAGTAGTTGGCTTCAAGCACAAGATTATCAAGGGGACACCCCTTGGACATCAGAACTTAGCTTTAAAAAGCTTCGTATCTGTCTGAGAAGATTTTCCTTGGGAAAACTTGTTTTACCCGAAACCGCATTAGATCAAGGAACAGATAAAAATATATCAGTGAAAGATGCAATACTTACTATTGCTTCATAA
- a CDS encoding DRTGG domain-containing protein, translating to MNLREIQRLLDAEVLTGEEYLDREVKTCFACDLMSDVLSCVDDKTLLLTGLTNPQTIRTAEMIDIAAIVFVRNKNPDQKTVDLAKENELVILRTKHIMYTSSGILYENGLASANIVHK from the coding sequence ATGAATTTAAGAGAGATCCAAAGATTGCTAGATGCAGAAGTTTTAACGGGTGAGGAATATCTAGATAGAGAAGTGAAAACCTGCTTTGCTTGCGATCTAATGAGTGATGTGTTGTCCTGCGTAGATGATAAAACATTGCTTTTGACAGGACTTACTAATCCTCAAACCATTAGAACCGCAGAAATGATCGATATTGCTGCCATCGTTTTTGTAAGAAATAAAAATCCTGATCAAAAAACAGTTGATTTAGCTAAAGAAAACGAACTCGTCATCTTAAGAACAAAACACATCATGTATACCAGTAGTGGCATCTTGTATGAAAATGGTTTGGCCAGTGCGAATATTGTGCACAAATAG
- a CDS encoding HAD family hydrolase, which yields MNKTKTVCFDMDGTLITNTNSVEYLCFLSGKADEVGAVENREKQDEISWIEADYIKAKLFTGLEVKRIEKEFEKHIILINNIEKVINELKNNGILVILVTAGPVQVADILGKMFKFDKIYGSIYEVENGTFTGKILNHLGDSGKLDSLESFCNEHDIKLEDVVSIGDSASDIKIFEKSGKSIALNYSKKLFGRADVYMTTNDLLDIMKHIFE from the coding sequence TTGAATAAAACTAAAACAGTTTGTTTTGATATGGATGGAACTTTGATTACCAATACAAATTCTGTAGAGTATCTTTGTTTTTTAAGTGGAAAAGCAGATGAAGTCGGAGCTGTTGAAAATAGGGAAAAACAAGATGAGATTTCTTGGATAGAAGCAGATTACATAAAAGCTAAATTATTTACTGGATTAGAGGTAAAGAGAATAGAAAAAGAGTTTGAAAAACATATTATACTGATCAACAACATTGAAAAGGTAATAAATGAATTAAAAAACAATGGTATTTTAGTGATTTTGGTGACGGCTGGACCGGTACAAGTTGCAGACATTTTAGGAAAGATGTTTAAATTTGATAAAATCTATGGAAGTATATATGAAGTCGAAAATGGAACATTTACTGGGAAGATATTAAATCATTTAGGAGATAGTGGGAAGTTAGATAGCTTGGAGTCATTTTGTAATGAGCATGATATAAAATTAGAAGATGTTGTTTCAATAGGAGATAGTGCATCTGATATAAAAATATTTGAAAAAAGTGGAAAATCAATAGCACTTAATTATTCTAAAAAACTATTTGGAAGAGCTGATGTTTATATGACTACCAATGATTTGCTTGATATTATGAAACATATATTTGAGTGA
- a CDS encoding YebC/PmpR family DNA-binding transcriptional regulator, producing MCELWKISQLNNDKHVHKRRLPLHKFFSADIIYLPQVEAELPEEDIKKMNRLIDMLEDNDDVQEVHHNWSI from the coding sequence ATGTGTGAGCTATGGAAAATATCACAACTGAATAATGATAAACATGTACATAAAAGAAGGTTACCGTTACACAAATTCTTCAGTGCAGACATCATCTATCTTCCCCAAGTGGAAGCAGAACTACCTGAAGAAGACATTAAAAAGATGAATAGATTGATTGATATGCTTGAGGACAATGATGATGTGCAAGAGGTCCATCACAATTGGAGTATATAG
- a CDS encoding GNAT family N-acetyltransferase produces the protein MKINYDTYYWQNELVRLRPATVDDWDEFYLNFFDNPARFLLDSLIELPLNEEGAKEVWREFIENSKRKGRHNFTIETLDGLKVGSLSISGIDERNGTFGIGMQISRDYRGKGYGTAAMKILLDYAFNERRLHKYQTFVIEGNVGSKTMLEKLGCVKEGVIRGTTYHQGRYWDEIHYGLFAEEFNALHKKA, from the coding sequence ATGAAAATCAACTATGATACTTATTATTGGCAAAATGAATTAGTAAGATTGCGCCCTGCAACAGTTGATGATTGGGACGAGTTTTATCTAAACTTTTTTGACAATCCTGCCCGTTTCCTTTTAGATAGCCTTATTGAGTTGCCTTTGAATGAGGAAGGTGCAAAGGAAGTATGGCGGGAATTCATTGAAAACAGTAAAAGGAAAGGTCGGCACAACTTCACCATAGAAACATTGGATGGATTGAAAGTTGGTTCATTGAGTATTTCAGGAATCGACGAACGGAACGGAACCTTTGGCATAGGTATGCAGATTAGCCGTGATTACAGAGGAAAAGGTTATGGTACTGCCGCAATGAAAATACTGCTTGATTATGCCTTTAACGAAAGACGTTTACACAAATACCAGACCTTTGTAATTGAAGGAAATGTTGGTTCAAAAACGATGCTAGAAAAGTTGGGTTGCGTAAAAGAAGGCGTAATTCGTGGGACTACATACCATCAAGGGAGATATTGGGATGAAATTCATTATGGCTTATTTGCAGAGGAGTTTAATGCACTCCATAAAAAAGCGTAA
- a CDS encoding GIY-YIG nuclease family protein, with protein MYKSCVVRGFTEKYNVSKLVYFDSTDDVKAAITREKQIKGCTRGKKIDLIESINPEWDDLSEIFNN; from the coding sequence TTGTACAAAAGTTGCGTAGTTAGAGGATTTACAGAGAAGTATAATGTTAGTAAATTAGTATATTTTGATAGTACAGATGATGTAAAAGCTGCAATTACAAGAGAAAAGCAGATTAAAGGTTGTACAAGAGGTAAAAAGATTGATTTGATAGAAAGTATAAACCCAGAGTGGGATGATTTATCTGAAATTTTTAATAATTAA
- a CDS encoding ISNCY family transposase, producing MLTHKQLSLAEIHSDCANYFGNDKHHFLSLLKENLNLNEIIPLSFHRNYYASTGRPRKHHLTSMVWALLLQRIFSIPNDTLLLTFLQFSKELRDFCGFTNVPDASRFTRFKQDFLLDLQSFFEHLVDVTEPICQAIDPHKASMTVFDTSGIEAFVTENNPKYANKIIKQLKAFKKSHNLGDSYDPYKVAYGSMPSHAAANPEIKQLYINGHFCYVYKFGMITNGLGIIRDITFYDQDFMNAHPNIVVDKKSDSPDEDKSLGDAKALLPVLSDFFNKHPLIQPNIFIGDAAFDTISIYKGIFSDLKFNKAYIPLNPRSSLSSSEYTLTEDGIPCCPHDPKLPMKPEGNTSHLRCGIPTFKFVCPKMSWTKCEDGKYRRRHNCDNPCTSSPCGRMIYVYPEKDLRAYPGAIRGTDDWDKTYKARGVVEQTINHFKDSFCIANRRTQNAKTLHADLIIAGITQLVTVILADKIHQHKYIRSLKPLIA from the coding sequence ATTTTAACACATAAACAGCTTTCTTTGGCTGAAATTCATTCCGATTGTGCCAATTATTTTGGAAATGATAAGCATCACTTTCTTTCTCTTTTAAAAGAAAACCTTAATCTTAATGAGATAATACCTCTTTCTTTTCATCGTAATTACTATGCATCCACTGGCAGACCTAGAAAACATCATCTTACATCAATGGTTTGGGCTTTGCTTCTGCAGCGGATTTTCTCCATTCCAAACGATACATTGTTGCTTACTTTTCTTCAGTTTTCTAAGGAACTTAGAGATTTTTGTGGTTTCACCAATGTTCCTGATGCTTCTAGATTTACTAGATTCAAACAAGATTTTTTGCTAGACTTACAATCATTCTTTGAGCATCTTGTGGATGTCACTGAACCTATTTGCCAGGCTATTGATCCTCATAAGGCCTCTATGACTGTCTTTGATACTTCTGGCATTGAAGCTTTTGTTACTGAGAACAATCCTAAATATGCTAATAAAATTATTAAACAACTTAAAGCTTTTAAAAAGAGCCATAACCTTGGTGATTCCTATGATCCATATAAAGTAGCCTATGGTTCCATGCCTTCTCATGCAGCTGCTAATCCAGAGATCAAGCAACTTTACATCAATGGTCATTTTTGTTATGTCTATAAATTTGGGATGATCACCAATGGTCTTGGTATTATTCGTGATATTACTTTTTATGACCAAGATTTTATGAATGCTCATCCTAACATCGTTGTTGACAAAAAGTCGGATTCTCCTGATGAGGATAAGTCCCTTGGTGATGCAAAAGCTCTTTTACCAGTGTTATCTGACTTTTTTAATAAACATCCACTCATTCAACCTAATATCTTTATCGGAGATGCTGCTTTTGATACCATTTCTATCTACAAAGGAATTTTTTCGGATTTAAAGTTCAATAAAGCTTATATTCCCTTAAATCCTCGTTCTTCCCTTAGCAGCTCTGAATACACTCTTACTGAAGATGGGATTCCCTGTTGTCCTCATGATCCAAAACTGCCTATGAAGCCTGAAGGCAATACTTCTCATCTTCGCTGTGGTATTCCTACTTTCAAGTTTGTCTGTCCGAAAATGTCTTGGACTAAATGTGAAGACGGCAAGTACCGACGCCGGCATAATTGCGATAATCCCTGTACTTCATCACCTTGTGGTAGAATGATTTATGTGTATCCTGAAAAAGACTTACGGGCATATCCAGGCGCCATTCGTGGTACCGATGATTGGGATAAAACCTATAAAGCCCGAGGTGTCGTTGAGCAAACCATTAACCATTTCAAAGATAGCTTTTGTATTGCTAATCGAAGAACACAGAATGCTAAAACATTGCATGCCGACCTGATTATTGCTGGTATAACGCAGCTTGTTACAGTTATCCTTGCTGACAAAATACATCAACACAAATATATCAGAAGTTTAAAACCACTTATTGCATAG
- a CDS encoding GIY-YIG nuclease family protein gives MQEIILKWFGPYDLERIQLYDLAFDKGIYMISRIWGEKETLLYIGRTKREFQKRLKEHDVWIKQYRGQIKIRLGLIMLHPDTKFSEKLLADVEALLIILNKTVENTSNTSTYSGRALTINNTGRRGLLDKRITSNSDLLEDIN, from the coding sequence GTGCAAGAAATAATATTAAAATGGTTTGGTCCTTATGACTTGGAGCGAATTCAGTTGTATGATCTAGCATTTGATAAAGGGATATATATGATTTCTCGTATTTGGGGTGAAAAAGAGACATTACTTTACATTGGAAGAACTAAAAGAGAATTTCAAAAAAGGTTAAAGGAACATGATGTTTGGATAAAACAATATCGTGGTCAGATAAAGATAAGACTAGGATTGATTATGCTACACCCAGATACAAAATTTTCAGAAAAACTATTGGCAGATGTAGAAGCCTTACTAATTATTTTAAATAAAACAGTTGAAAATACTTCGAATACAAGTACATATTCAGGAAGAGCATTGACAATAAACAACACTGGGAGAAGAGGTTTGCTTGATAAAAGAATTACTTCAAATAGTGATTTGCTTGAAGATATCAACTAA
- a CDS encoding DUF1643 domain-containing protein translates to MEFIGADELKQSYDVYASFYTLKAFDGTIFNCRNVAEIHHKGSRKPLTDNGEADAVIIMMNPGKCEPKYSDSYIPTYIWQSLSENLMSNKKILAKPDNAIYQIMRLMNKKDWLHVRVLNLSDIREPNGGKFKGMINSLKSKYSMHSIFDVEREKERESYFCLKQDAPIILAWGTDKVLRPLANKAVLRLTSKNTVGLKYSTSENLYYYPSPPPKVGKIKWLSNIL, encoded by the coding sequence ATGGAATTTATAGGTGCAGATGAGTTAAAACAAAGTTATGATGTTTACGCAAGTTTTTATACACTTAAAGCATTCGATGGTACTATCTTTAATTGTCGCAATGTTGCTGAAATTCATCATAAGGGCTCCCGTAAACCTTTAACTGATAACGGAGAGGCTGACGCGGTAATAATTATGATGAATCCTGGAAAATGTGAACCTAAATATTCAGATTCATATATTCCTACTTATATTTGGCAAAGTCTCAGCGAGAACTTAATGAGCAACAAGAAAATATTAGCAAAGCCGGATAATGCTATATATCAAATTATGAGATTAATGAATAAAAAGGATTGGTTACATGTGCGGGTTTTAAATTTATCGGATATTCGGGAACCCAATGGCGGAAAGTTTAAAGGGATGATAAATTCACTAAAAAGCAAATATAGTATGCATAGTATTTTTGACGTGGAAAGAGAAAAGGAGAGAGAAAGTTACTTTTGTTTAAAACAGGACGCTCCTATCATACTAGCTTGGGGGACTGATAAAGTTCTTCGTCCTTTAGCCAATAAGGCTGTATTGCGGTTGACATCGAAGAATACAGTTGGTCTTAAATATAGCACCTCCGAAAATCTATACTATTATCCTAGTCCCCCACCAAAGGTTGGTAAGATAAAGTGGTTATCTAATATACTATAG
- a CDS encoding GNAT family N-acetyltransferase gives MTILSDISLNIVIEETSNINDSIYDLLLLADPAQKIVDEYIARGKVFVANYSGDIVGEYVLINTRPETIEIVNIAIKEEYQGKGLGKLLLKDAVNRASMHGAKVLEIGTANSSIFQLALYQKVGFRITRIDRDFFIKHYDEPIYENGIQCSDMIRLSMDLKQKL, from the coding sequence GTGACTATATTGAGTGATATAAGCTTAAATATTGTTATAGAAGAAACAAGTAATATTAATGATTCAATATATGATTTATTGTTATTGGCAGATCCAGCACAGAAAATTGTGGATGAATATATTGCTAGAGGAAAAGTATTTGTTGCAAATTATTCTGGTGATATTGTTGGGGAGTACGTTTTGATTAATACTCGACCAGAGACTATTGAAATTGTTAATATTGCTATAAAAGAAGAGTATCAAGGAAAAGGACTAGGAAAACTGTTGCTGAAAGATGCTGTTAACAGGGCATCAATGCATGGTGCAAAAGTGCTAGAAATCGGGACTGCAAATTCAAGCATATTTCAATTAGCACTATATCAAAAAGTGGGTTTTAGGATTACAAGAATTGATAGGGACTTTTTTATAAAACACTATGATGAGCCAATTTATGAGAATGGAATACAGTGTTCAGATATGATAAGGTTGAGCATGGATTTGAAACAAAAATTATAA
- a CDS encoding pyridoxamine 5'-phosphate oxidase family protein: MFRELRRKDREIKNNEVIQIIENSDYGILSTVSQNGYPYGVPVSFVFINNSIYFHCATEGHKLDNILNNNKVSFCVVGETCILPT, translated from the coding sequence ATGTTTAGAGAATTACGGAGAAAAGACAGAGAAATTAAAAATAATGAAGTTATTCAAATCATAGAAAACAGTGATTATGGTATTCTATCAACTGTAAGTCAAAATGGGTATCCATATGGAGTACCAGTAAGTTTTGTTTTTATAAATAATTCAATATATTTTCATTGTGCTACCGAAGGGCATAAATTAGATAACATATTAAATAATAATAAGGTATCTTTTTGTGTAGTTGGAGAAACTTGCATTCTACCTACGTAG
- a CDS encoding mediator of RNA polymerase II transcription subunit 4 yields MKKKILLFTIVISLFIFLIGCTNQATVDEKNLKVEELQNQIEKHDQKIKELEEKNNSYEIKVKNLEEERDSYKRFIDKAIKYLDDDEMVKLARGEWIYSIEVDGQSVPSDGEIEIDKKYFEIIYSERQSILSSLTQEIYEQGSISGEYFDHLKIKDAKPKNIKRGDGTVVTGFIYEFENLSPNTSFKLEISDELKDRLNLQTNIISIYIK; encoded by the coding sequence ATGAAGAAAAAAATATTACTTTTTACCATTGTAATTAGTCTTTTTATTTTCTTAATAGGATGCACAAACCAAGCAACTGTAGATGAAAAAAATTTAAAAGTCGAAGAATTACAAAATCAGATAGAAAAACATGATCAAAAAATTAAAGAACTAGAAGAAAAGAATAATAGTTATGAAATAAAAGTTAAGAACCTGGAAGAAGAAAGAGATTCTTACAAGCGTTTTATTGATAAAGCAATAAAGTATCTAGATGACGATGAAATGGTAAAATTAGCAAGGGGAGAATGGATTTATAGTATAGAAGTAGATGGACAGTCAGTTCCATCTGATGGGGAAATAGAAATTGATAAAAAATATTTTGAAATTATATATTCTGAAAGACAATCTATACTTTCAAGCTTAACACAGGAGATTTACGAACAGGGAAGTATTAGTGGTGAATATTTTGACCATTTAAAAATAAAAGATGCCAAACCAAAGAATATTAAACGCGGTGATGGAACTGTGGTAACAGGATTTATCTATGAATTTGAAAATCTTTCTCCAAACACAAGTTTTAAACTAGAAATAAGTGACGAATTAAAAGATAGACTTAATTTACAGACTAATATAATCAGTATTTATATAAAATAG
- a CDS encoding ATP-binding protein, whose translation MKELSLHILDIAQNSIAAKAKKIEIHIWEDLENNQLRIKISDDGNGMDAKLAKRAVDPFCTSRNTRRVGMGLPLLKLAANQCNGDLELQSQKGVGTTVEVCFQYDHIDRVPLGNMVDTMLILIGSDDQIDYIYTHYYKNKIFFLDTKEVKKQLGDVPITNVNVVTFLKEYIEEGLKELVKI comes from the coding sequence GTGAAAGAACTATCATTACATATATTAGATATTGCTCAAAACTCGATTGCGGCTAAAGCAAAAAAAATAGAAATTCATATTTGGGAAGATTTGGAAAATAATCAACTTAGAATTAAAATAAGTGACGATGGAAACGGAATGGATGCAAAACTTGCAAAAAGAGCTGTGGATCCCTTTTGTACATCTAGAAACACCCGTAGAGTAGGAATGGGACTACCGTTACTGAAGCTAGCAGCTAACCAGTGCAATGGAGACTTAGAGCTTCAGTCTCAAAAAGGGGTAGGGACAACGGTAGAGGTGTGTTTTCAATATGATCATATTGACCGAGTCCCCCTGGGAAATATGGTGGACACAATGCTCATATTAATAGGGAGTGATGATCAAATAGATTATATTTATACACACTACTACAAAAATAAAATTTTTTTTTTAGACACTAAAGAAGTAAAAAAACAACTTGGAGATGTACCAATTACAAATGTTAACGTGGTTACATTTTTGAAAGAATACATAGAAGAAGGGCTAAAGGAACTTGTTAAAATTTAA
- a CDS encoding PHP domain-containing protein, with protein MKIAVDLHIHTGLSPCADNSMTPHNIINMALLKKLNAIAITDHNTTGNLENFMKVADHYPIICIPGIEITTKEEVHLIVLFEGINDAKQFQKIIDDKLPKVKNNKHLFGEQLLYDEGDQVIKEYEYFLLGALQLSLEQVIEKVKEIGGVCIPAHVDRPNNSILSNLGFIPPQLEINAIEYSKSCDIKMFNSVHKNLEGYGHIQSSDAHRLGDILERVFFLDVLDLNTAGVLNSIKSGQGAKPNN; from the coding sequence ATGAAAATAGCAGTGGATTTGCACATTCACACCGGACTATCTCCTTGTGCAGATAATAGCATGACCCCTCACAATATTATTAATATGGCATTGTTAAAGAAACTCAATGCAATTGCCATCACGGATCACAATACCACAGGGAATTTAGAGAACTTTATGAAAGTAGCAGATCATTATCCCATTATCTGTATTCCGGGAATCGAAATTACCACAAAAGAAGAAGTACACTTAATCGTGTTATTCGAGGGTATTAATGATGCAAAACAGTTCCAGAAAATCATTGATGACAAGCTTCCTAAGGTCAAAAACAACAAGCATTTATTTGGCGAACAATTGTTGTATGATGAGGGTGATCAAGTGATAAAAGAGTATGAATATTTTTTATTAGGGGCACTTCAATTAAGTCTAGAACAAGTCATTGAAAAAGTAAAAGAAATTGGTGGCGTGTGTATCCCAGCCCATGTGGACCGGCCCAATAACAGTATTTTAAGTAACTTAGGTTTTATTCCGCCTCAGTTAGAGATAAATGCCATAGAATATAGCAAATCATGTGATATCAAAATGTTTAATAGTGTACATAAAAACCTAGAGGGCTATGGTCACATACAGAGCTCCGATGCCCATCGATTAGGCGATATATTAGAACGGGTGTTTTTTTTAGATGTATTAGACTTGAATACAGCAGGTGTCTTAAATAGTATTAAAAGTGGACAAGGTGCGAAACCTAATAATTAG
- a CDS encoding GNAT family N-acetyltransferase encodes MIKITAAENSDRFFLSEVCIDTVQTYDSILPGAFEKQAKKFSEEGLPKTYDIGIVKLEDLKLGFVGFVRLDNETLYLTAVYLLEVYQRQGYGKKIINTIEKEAYKEGIKRVVLLVHSKATWAIDFYEKNGFYVIEIEENKIKEYADSRMAKYFLPSTILMGKMLKCFGE; translated from the coding sequence ATGATAAAAATTACTGCAGCTGAAAATAGTGATAGATTTTTTTTATCAGAAGTATGTATAGATACAGTTCAAACCTATGATAGTATTTTACCAGGAGCTTTCGAAAAGCAGGCTAAAAAATTTTCAGAAGAAGGTCTACCCAAGACTTATGATATTGGAATAGTTAAATTAGAAGATTTAAAATTAGGATTTGTAGGTTTTGTGAGATTAGATAATGAGACCCTTTATCTAACAGCAGTATATTTGTTAGAGGTTTATCAAAGACAAGGATATGGAAAAAAGATTATTAACACTATTGAAAAAGAAGCTTATAAAGAGGGTATAAAAAGAGTGGTCTTATTGGTACATTCTAAGGCAACATGGGCGATAGATTTTTATGAAAAGAATGGGTTTTATGTTATAGAGATTGAGGAAAATAAAATAAAAGAATATGCGGATTCTCGCATGGCTAAATATTTTTTACCTTCAACAATATTGATGGGAAAAATGCTTAAGTGTTTTGGGGAGTGA
- a CDS encoding ATP-binding protein gives MKDIRLEYEVIKDDFIKAGEASSKIKKVLKRLGVDPSVIRRVAIATYEAEMNIVIHSEGGNIEVVVDPERIQVIAKDQGPGIEDVHLAMREGYSTAPHRVRELGFGAGMGLPNIKRCSDEFSIESIVGSFTEVKIIIYQISKQSAQ, from the coding sequence GTGAAGGATATTAGATTGGAATATGAAGTGATAAAGGATGATTTTATAAAGGCTGGAGAAGCATCAAGTAAGATAAAAAAAGTATTGAAACGATTGGGTGTAGATCCTAGTGTGATAAGACGGGTAGCAATTGCCACCTATGAAGCAGAGATGAATATTGTGATTCATTCCGAAGGAGGGAATATAGAGGTCGTTGTGGACCCTGAAAGAATTCAAGTTATTGCTAAGGATCAGGGGCCTGGAATTGAGGACGTTCATTTAGCGATGAGGGAAGGATATTCCACAGCACCTCATCGGGTACGGGAGCTTGGATTCGGAGCGGGAATGGGATTGCCAAATATAAAGAGATGTTCCGATGAATTTAGCATAGAATCTATTGTAGGATCCTTTACAGAAGTAAAAATCATTATTTATCAGATCAGTAAACAGTCAGCACAGTAA
- a CDS encoding DRTGG domain-containing protein, whose protein sequence is MNTVGDLIKELELEVMAGDQEAMDKAVTGVYIGDLLSWVMSRIETGNIWVTIQTHVNVVAVALLGEASCIIIPEGAEIEQDTIVKAEEEGIPLLRSKLSAYELAVRMEACGIKK, encoded by the coding sequence ATGAATACAGTGGGAGATTTAATCAAGGAATTAGAACTGGAGGTCATGGCGGGAGACCAAGAGGCCATGGACAAAGCTGTTACAGGTGTCTATATTGGAGATCTTTTAAGCTGGGTAATGTCACGCATTGAGACTGGAAATATATGGGTCACAATCCAAACCCATGTCAATGTAGTGGCTGTTGCCTTGTTAGGGGAGGCATCATGTATTATTATTCCGGAAGGTGCAGAAATTGAACAGGATACAATCGTAAAGGCTGAAGAAGAAGGGATTCCCCTTTTGAGAAGCAAGCTCAGTGCCTACGAACTAGCAGTAAGAATGGAAGCGTGCGGAATTAAAAAATGA